In Alloyangia pacifica, the following proteins share a genomic window:
- a CDS encoding deoxyguanosinetriphosphate triphosphohydrolase, with protein sequence MAIYSCDPEGARPRRVAEEESAFRSCFQRDRDRIIHSSAFRRLKHKTQVFVEHEGDFYRTRLTHSIEVAQVARTMANALGLNTDLTEAVALAHDLGHTPFGHTGEDAMHELMAPYGGFDHNAQTLRIVTRLECHYAEFDGLNLTWDTLEGIAKHNGPLLPLKAGETLPLALAEYNAEHDLELETHASGEAQVAAIADDVAYNNHDLQDGLRAGLFTEEEIADLPLIKPAYAEVDRLYPHLDAYRRRHEALRRVFGYMVSDVIDTSRARLAAAEPQSCDDIRRLGHPVVAFSDEMYRELKQVRHFLFTRMYRAPSVVVIREKVTQAVMELFPIYMDNPLLLPARWRATDPKSETELARMVADYVAGMTDRFALQQHAKLTGTDILHDAR encoded by the coding sequence ATGGCGATCTATTCCTGCGATCCCGAGGGGGCACGTCCCCGCCGCGTGGCGGAAGAGGAGAGCGCGTTCCGCTCTTGTTTCCAGCGCGACCGTGACCGGATCATCCACAGCTCAGCCTTCCGGCGCCTCAAGCACAAGACCCAGGTCTTCGTCGAGCACGAGGGAGATTTCTACCGCACGCGGCTCACCCACAGCATCGAGGTCGCGCAGGTCGCGCGCACCATGGCCAATGCGCTGGGGCTGAACACCGACCTGACCGAGGCGGTGGCGCTCGCGCATGATCTTGGCCACACGCCCTTTGGCCACACCGGCGAAGATGCGATGCACGAATTGATGGCGCCTTATGGCGGCTTCGATCACAACGCCCAGACCCTGCGCATCGTCACCCGGCTCGAATGCCATTACGCCGAGTTCGACGGGCTCAATCTCACCTGGGACACACTCGAGGGGATCGCCAAGCACAATGGGCCGCTGCTGCCGCTGAAAGCGGGCGAGACGCTGCCGCTGGCGCTGGCCGAATACAACGCCGAGCATGATCTCGAGCTTGAGACCCATGCCAGTGGCGAGGCGCAGGTCGCGGCGATCGCCGACGACGTGGCCTACAACAATCATGACCTGCAGGACGGGCTGCGCGCCGGGCTCTTCACCGAGGAAGAGATCGCCGACCTGCCGCTGATCAAGCCCGCCTATGCCGAGGTCGACCGGCTCTACCCGCATCTCGACGCCTATCGCCGTCGCCACGAGGCGCTGCGCCGGGTCTTCGGCTATATGGTCAGCGACGTGATCGACACGAGCCGGGCGCGCCTCGCGGCGGCAGAGCCGCAAAGCTGCGACGACATCCGCCGGCTCGGGCATCCGGTCGTTGCCTTCTCGGACGAGATGTACCGCGAGCTCAAGCAGGTGCGGCATTTCCTCTTCACCCGCATGTACCGCGCCCCCTCGGTGGTGGTGATCCGCGAGAAGGTGACCCAAGCGGTGATGGAACTTTTCCCGATCTACATGGACAACCCGCTGCTGCTGCCGGCTCGCTGGCGCGCGACCGATCCCAAGAGCGAGACCGAGCTGGCGCGCATGGTGGCCGATTACGTCGCCGGGATGACCGACCGCTTCGCGCTGCAGCAGCACGCCAAGCTGACCGGGACCGACATCCTGCACGACGCGCGCTGA
- the guaB gene encoding IMP dehydrogenase yields MEIREAFTFDDVLLLPAASSVLPSTADTRTRVTKSIALNIPLLSSAMDTVTEARMAITMAQAGGIGVIHKNLDIERQAQEVRRVKRFESGIVYNPVTLTPDQTLADAQALTERYGFTGFPVVDEQHRVVGIVTNRDMRFAQKPDTPVRVMMTSENLAILREPADREEAISLMRARRIEKLLVTDAQGKLTGLLTLKDTEKAVLNPTACKDELGRLRVAAATGVGESGFERTEALIDAGVDIVVIDTAHGHSAGVIDAVARAKALSNEVQVIAGNVATGDATRALIDAGADAVKVGIGPGSICTTRMVAGVGVPQLTAIMDCAKAAGDVPVIADGGIKFSGDFAKAIAAGASCAMVGSMIAGTDESPGEVILYQGRSFKAYRGMGSLGAMARGSADRYFQKDAASDKLVPEGIEGQVPYKGSAGAVIHQLVGGLRAAMGYTGNATVEEMRKNCNFVRITNAGLSESHVHDVQITRESPNYRIG; encoded by the coding sequence ATGGAGATTCGCGAGGCCTTCACCTTCGACGATGTTCTGCTGCTTCCCGCAGCTTCCAGCGTTCTGCCGTCCACGGCCGACACGCGCACCCGGGTCACCAAGAGCATTGCGCTCAACATCCCGCTGCTGTCTTCGGCCATGGACACGGTCACCGAGGCGCGCATGGCGATCACCATGGCGCAGGCCGGCGGCATCGGGGTGATCCACAAGAACCTCGACATCGAACGTCAGGCTCAGGAAGTGCGCCGGGTGAAACGCTTCGAGAGCGGCATCGTCTACAACCCGGTCACCCTCACCCCCGACCAGACGCTGGCCGACGCGCAAGCGCTGACCGAGCGTTACGGCTTCACCGGCTTCCCGGTGGTCGACGAGCAGCACCGCGTTGTCGGCATCGTCACCAACCGCGACATGCGCTTCGCGCAGAAGCCGGACACGCCCGTGCGGGTGATGATGACCTCCGAGAACCTTGCCATCCTGCGCGAGCCTGCCGACCGCGAGGAGGCGATCAGCCTGATGAGGGCGCGCCGGATCGAGAAGCTGCTGGTCACCGATGCGCAGGGCAAGCTCACCGGCCTGCTGACGCTCAAGGACACCGAGAAGGCCGTGCTCAACCCCACCGCATGCAAGGACGAGCTGGGCCGGCTGCGCGTTGCCGCCGCGACCGGGGTGGGCGAGTCGGGCTTCGAGCGCACCGAGGCGCTGATCGACGCGGGGGTCGACATCGTGGTGATCGACACTGCCCATGGCCACAGCGCCGGGGTGATCGACGCGGTGGCGCGCGCCAAGGCGCTGTCGAACGAGGTGCAGGTCATCGCCGGCAACGTTGCCACCGGCGATGCCACCCGCGCGCTGATCGATGCGGGCGCCGATGCGGTCAAGGTCGGCATCGGCCCGGGCTCGATCTGCACCACGCGGATGGTCGCCGGCGTCGGCGTGCCGCAGCTCACCGCGATCATGGACTGCGCCAAGGCGGCCGGTGACGTGCCGGTGATCGCCGACGGCGGCATCAAGTTCTCGGGTGATTTCGCCAAGGCCATCGCCGCGGGTGCCTCCTGCGCCATGGTCGGCTCGATGATCGCCGGGACGGATGAAAGCCCGGGCGAGGTGATCCTCTACCAGGGTCGCTCGTTCAAGGCCTATCGTGGCATGGGCAGCCTTGGCGCCATGGCGCGCGGCTCGGCGGATCGCTATTTCCAGAAGGATGCGGCGAGCGACAAGCTCGTGCCCGAGGGCATCGAGGGGCAGGTGCCCTACAAGGGGTCGGCCGGCGCGGTGATCCACCAGCTGGTCGGCGGCCTGCGCGCCGCCATGGGCTACACCGGCAACGCCACGGTCGAAGAGATGCGCAAGAACTGCAATTTCGTGCGCATCACCAACGCCGGCCTGTCAGAGAGCCACGTGCACGACGTGCAGATCACCCGCGAGTCGCCGAACTACCGCATTGGCTGA
- the recA gene encoding recombinase RecA: MATADLLTMDSKRNADRQKALDSALAQIERQFGKGSIMKLGGDNALRDIEATSTGSLGLDIALGIGGLPKGRIVEIYGPESSGKTTLTLHVVAEEQKKGGVCAFVDAEHALDPQYAKKLGVDLDELLISQPDTGEQALEITDTLVRSGAVSLVVVDSVAALTPKSELEGDMGDSSVGVHARLMSQAMRKLTASISRSNCMVIFINQIRMKIGVMFGSPETTTGGNALKFYSSVRLDIRRIGAIKDRDEVVGNQTRVKVVKNKVAPPFKQVEFDIMYGEGISKTGELLDLGVKAGVVDKSGAWYSYGDERIGQGRENAKNFLKENSQIANEIEDKIRAAHGLDFHMSEEDGDVTED; the protein is encoded by the coding sequence ATGGCAACGGCAGATCTTCTGACAATGGACAGCAAGCGAAACGCGGACCGGCAAAAGGCACTCGACTCGGCGCTGGCCCAGATCGAGCGGCAGTTCGGCAAAGGCTCGATCATGAAACTGGGCGGCGACAACGCCCTGCGCGACATCGAGGCGACCTCGACCGGCTCGCTCGGGCTCGACATCGCCCTCGGCATCGGCGGCCTGCCCAAGGGCCGGATCGTCGAGATCTACGGCCCGGAAAGCTCGGGCAAGACCACGCTGACGCTGCATGTCGTCGCCGAGGAACAGAAGAAGGGTGGCGTCTGCGCCTTCGTCGATGCCGAACACGCGCTGGACCCGCAATACGCCAAGAAGCTGGGCGTCGACCTCGACGAGCTGCTGATCTCGCAGCCCGACACCGGCGAACAGGCGCTGGAGATCACCGACACGCTGGTGCGCTCCGGCGCGGTCAGCCTGGTGGTGGTCGATTCCGTCGCCGCGCTGACCCCCAAGAGCGAGCTCGAGGGCGACATGGGCGACAGTTCGGTCGGCGTGCACGCGCGCCTGATGAGCCAGGCGATGCGCAAGCTCACCGCCTCGATCAGCCGCTCGAACTGCATGGTGATCTTCATCAACCAGATCCGCATGAAGATCGGCGTAATGTTCGGCTCGCCCGAGACCACCACCGGCGGCAACGCGCTGAAATTCTACAGCTCCGTGCGTCTCGACATCCGCCGCATCGGCGCGATCAAGGACCGCGACGAGGTGGTCGGCAACCAGACCCGCGTCAAGGTGGTGAAGAACAAGGTCGCCCCGCCGTTCAAGCAGGTCGAGTTCGACATCATGTACGGCGAGGGCATTTCCAAGACCGGCGAGCTGCTGGATCTCGGGGTGAAGGCCGGTGTGGTCGACAAGTCCGGCGCCTGGTATTCCTACGGCGACGAGCGCATCGGCCAGGGCCGCGAGAATGCCAAGAACTTCCTCAAGGAAAACAGCCAGATCGCCAACGAGATCGAAGATAAGATCCGCGCGGCGCATGGGCTCGATTTCCACATGTCCGAGGAAGACGGGGACGTGACCGAGGATTGA
- a CDS encoding peptidylprolyl isomerase — protein MRKLALLLSVMASPALAAGLDVEVAGEGANGTFHIELFDDVAPQHAARLTELAEKGEYDGVVFHRVIDGFMAQTGDVQFGREGHDMRMAGTGGSDLPDLAAEFSEKDFARGVVGMARSQSPDSANSQFFIMFAPAPHLNGAYTAVGEVTSGMEVVDAIKRGTGPNGAVVGKPDMMVKVTPTE, from the coding sequence ATGCGTAAGCTGGCGCTGTTGCTCTCCGTCATGGCTTCGCCTGCACTGGCGGCGGGGCTTGACGTCGAGGTCGCGGGCGAGGGCGCCAACGGCACCTTCCACATCGAGCTCTTCGACGATGTCGCGCCGCAGCACGCCGCGCGGCTGACCGAGCTGGCGGAGAAGGGCGAGTATGACGGCGTGGTCTTCCACCGCGTGATCGACGGCTTCATGGCGCAGACCGGCGACGTGCAGTTCGGCCGCGAGGGCCACGACATGCGCATGGCGGGGACCGGCGGCTCGGACCTGCCGGATCTCGCGGCGGAATTCTCCGAGAAGGATTTCGCGCGCGGCGTCGTCGGCATGGCGCGCTCGCAGAGCCCGGACTCGGCGAACTCGCAGTTCTTCATCATGTTCGCCCCGGCGCCGCATCTGAACGGCGCCTACACGGCGGTGGGCGAGGTGACCTCGGGCATGGAGGTCGTCGACGCGATCAAGCGCGGCACCGGGCCGAACGGCGCGGTGGTCGGCAAGCCCGACATGATGGTCAAGGTGACGCCGACCGAGTGA
- a CDS encoding GNAT family N-acetyltransferase encodes MTPPLLPPPLLPLPQSPEYARACAALGVPCRSGEAILDGGAALRWQVQARRLPLLGEVSLLSRGPVTATLAAAEAWLRELHTPGPLLLNAEGVSAGALRGAGFWPLLTPATLALLPLGPPEQMRRALRQKWRNRLTRAEGAGLSLRRLPLHGGHWLLKAELAQARARRYRNLPPGFLVAYARATPEAALIWEARRGGAALAAIAVLRHGRMASWTTGVSTPQGRAANAMNLLLWEAMRWLAERGHEQLDLGMLNGDDAPGVTRFKLGTGARAHRLAGTWLRSRALAPLARRLPKGLAT; translated from the coding sequence ATGACCCCTCCACTGCTGCCGCCGCCGCTCCTGCCCCTGCCGCAATCGCCGGAATACGCCCGCGCCTGCGCCGCGCTGGGAGTGCCCTGCCGGTCTGGGGAAGCGATTCTTGACGGGGGCGCGGCGCTGCGCTGGCAGGTGCAGGCGCGCCGGCTGCCGCTGCTGGGCGAGGTCAGCCTGCTCTCGCGCGGGCCGGTGACCGCGACGCTCGCGGCGGCCGAGGCCTGGCTGCGGGAGCTGCACACCCCCGGGCCGCTGCTGCTCAATGCCGAGGGTGTCTCGGCCGGGGCGCTGCGCGGCGCGGGCTTCTGGCCGCTGCTGACCCCGGCGACGCTTGCCCTGCTGCCGCTTGGCCCCCCGGAACAGATGCGCAGGGCGCTGCGGCAGAAATGGCGCAACCGGCTCACCCGTGCCGAGGGCGCAGGGCTGAGCCTGCGCCGCCTGCCGCTGCATGGCGGGCACTGGCTGCTGAAGGCCGAGCTGGCGCAGGCCCGCGCCCGCCGCTACCGCAACCTGCCGCCGGGCTTCCTTGTCGCCTATGCCCGCGCCACGCCCGAAGCCGCGCTGATCTGGGAGGCGCGGCGGGGCGGCGCGGCGCTCGCCGCCATCGCGGTGCTCCGGCACGGGCGCATGGCGAGCTGGACCACCGGCGTCTCGACGCCGCAGGGACGCGCCGCCAACGCGATGAACCTGCTGCTCTGGGAGGCGATGCGCTGGCTGGCAGAGCGCGGGCATGAGCAGCTCGATCTCGGCATGCTCAACGGCGACGACGCGCCGGGCGTCACCCGCTTCAAGCTTGGCACCGGCGCGCGCGCGCACCGGCTGGCGGGCACATGGCTGCGCAGTCGCGCGCTTGCGCCGCTCGCCCGCCGCCTGCCAAAAGGGCTGGCCACCTGA
- a CDS encoding cation:proton antiporter, producing MTGPETGGIDPLLGFALVGALGVGSQWLAWRMKLPAIVVMLVAGLAIGPGLGVLDPHQDFGALMEPMLAIAVAIILFEGGLTLNFQGLRDARLGVRRLIFVGAPLGWLASAAALHWVAGLSWESAAVFGGIMIVTGPTVIAPLLRQARLKHRPAALLQWEAIVNDPVGALAAVLAFEVVSVLVDGASMGEALVEMIVGILAASALGVLGGWGLAQAFKRGKVPEYMKVPVLFVSMLVVFALADSVLHESGLLAVTLMGVWIANAGLPSYEEMRRFKEHATILLVSGVFILLAANMSREMLVSLDWQALAFVLSVILLARPVPVLISLIGTNVPWKERLMVAFTGPRGVVLVAVAGLFAQRLVALGVEDAARIPALAFALVAATVVLHGFTLAPMARALGQTATETPGVLITGGSDWSVALGLALKKLELPVLIADPNHAHLREARDAGLDTFFGDILSEAAEHRLDLVSYESLIAATDNDAYNTLVATDLAPDFGREHVFQLKRARDTSTRHALPATLGGRPFGPDESYDEANARMAQGWEFRISRLTEEFTMEHWREKNPDAMVVGDLGPNGTFRLLGPDEAPKEADGVRLVVLAPRREERSEGRRDDRGNDTLKGARAE from the coding sequence ATGACCGGACCGGAAACTGGCGGCATCGATCCGCTGCTGGGATTTGCCCTTGTGGGCGCGCTCGGCGTCGGCTCGCAATGGCTGGCCTGGCGGATGAAGCTCCCGGCGATCGTGGTCATGCTGGTCGCGGGGCTTGCCATCGGGCCGGGCCTTGGCGTGCTCGATCCGCACCAGGACTTCGGCGCGCTGATGGAGCCGATGCTGGCCATCGCCGTGGCGATCATCCTTTTCGAGGGCGGGCTGACGCTGAATTTCCAGGGGCTGCGCGACGCGCGGCTCGGGGTCCGGCGGCTGATCTTTGTGGGCGCGCCGCTCGGCTGGCTCGCCTCGGCGGCGGCGCTACACTGGGTGGCGGGGCTGAGCTGGGAAAGCGCGGCGGTCTTCGGCGGCATCATGATCGTCACCGGACCCACGGTGATCGCGCCGCTCTTGCGACAGGCGCGGCTCAAGCACCGCCCGGCGGCCCTGCTGCAGTGGGAGGCCATCGTCAACGACCCGGTCGGCGCTCTGGCGGCGGTGCTCGCCTTCGAGGTGGTCTCGGTGCTCGTGGACGGCGCCTCGATGGGCGAGGCACTGGTCGAGATGATTGTCGGCATCCTCGCGGCCTCGGCGCTCGGCGTGCTTGGGGGCTGGGGGCTGGCGCAGGCGTTCAAGCGCGGCAAGGTGCCGGAATACATGAAGGTGCCGGTGCTTTTCGTCTCCATGCTGGTGGTCTTCGCCCTGGCCGACTCGGTGCTGCATGAAAGCGGGCTTCTGGCGGTGACTCTGATGGGCGTGTGGATCGCCAACGCCGGCCTGCCGAGCTACGAGGAGATGCGCCGCTTCAAGGAACACGCGACGATCCTGTTGGTCTCGGGGGTGTTCATCCTGCTGGCGGCCAACATGAGCCGCGAGATGCTGGTCTCGCTCGACTGGCAGGCGCTGGCCTTCGTGCTTTCGGTGATCCTGCTGGCGCGACCGGTGCCGGTACTGATCTCCTTGATCGGCACCAACGTGCCGTGGAAGGAACGGCTGATGGTTGCCTTCACCGGCCCGCGCGGCGTGGTTCTGGTGGCAGTGGCGGGGCTTTTTGCCCAGCGGCTGGTGGCGCTCGGGGTCGAGGATGCGGCGCGGATCCCGGCGCTGGCCTTCGCGCTGGTGGCGGCGACGGTGGTGCTGCATGGCTTTACGCTGGCGCCCATGGCGCGGGCGCTGGGACAGACCGCGACCGAAACACCCGGTGTGCTGATCACCGGCGGCTCGGACTGGTCGGTGGCATTGGGGCTGGCGTTGAAGAAGCTCGAGCTGCCGGTGCTGATCGCCGATCCCAACCATGCCCACCTCCGCGAGGCGCGCGACGCGGGGCTCGACACGTTCTTCGGCGATATCCTGTCGGAGGCGGCGGAGCACCGTCTCGATCTGGTCAGCTACGAGAGCCTCATCGCCGCCACGGACAACGACGCCTACAACACGCTGGTGGCCACCGACCTTGCGCCGGACTTCGGCCGCGAGCATGTCTTCCAGCTCAAGCGGGCGCGCGACACGTCGACACGCCACGCGCTGCCGGCGACCCTTGGTGGCCGGCCATTCGGGCCGGACGAGAGCTACGATGAAGCCAATGCGCGCATGGCGCAGGGCTGGGAGTTCCGCATCTCGCGGCTGACCGAGGAATTCACCATGGAGCACTGGCGTGAGAAAAACCCCGATGCGATGGTCGTCGGGGATCTCGGGCCGAACGGCACCTTCCGGCTGCTCGGGCCGGATGAGGCCCCGAAGGAAGCCGATGGGGTTCGGCTGGTGGTGCTTGCCCCGAGGCGCGAGGAGCGCTCGGAAGGTCGGCGGGATGACAGGGGCAATGACACGCTGAAAGGCGCCAGGGCGGAGTAG
- a CDS encoding HesB/IscA family protein yields MNLPPKVTDRAYERLAEIGAGAQGKALRVAVEGGGCSGFQYDIKLDDAAEDDLVLERKGERVVVDSVSLPFLADAVIDFSEELIGARFTIENPNATSSCGCGTSFSM; encoded by the coding sequence ATGAACCTGCCCCCGAAAGTGACTGACCGCGCCTACGAGCGACTCGCCGAGATCGGCGCTGGCGCCCAGGGCAAGGCGCTGCGCGTGGCCGTCGAGGGCGGCGGCTGCTCGGGTTTTCAGTATGACATCAAGCTCGACGACGCCGCCGAGGACGATCTCGTGCTCGAGCGCAAGGGGGAGCGCGTGGTGGTCGACAGCGTCTCGCTGCCCTTCCTCGCCGACGCGGTGATCGACTTCTCCGAAGAGCTGATCGGCGCGCGTTTCACCATCGAGAATCCCAATGCCACCAGTTCCTGCGGCTGCGGCACCAGCTTCTCGATGTAA
- a CDS encoding gamma-glutamyl kinase → MLVFWKARLVLLAVPKTGTSAYETALGPHASMSVLDPPELKHAPVYRYNRFFRPMFEKMGEEHMELMAVVREPVSWLGSWYRYRQRDFLDGKPTSTRGLSFEDFVEAYASGARPPFANVGSQAKFVEPRPNGTGVKHLFRYEHQAQITGFLEERLGLRLELPRENISPRADLALSPGAEAKLRRKCAADFALWQRAR, encoded by the coding sequence ATGCTGGTTTTCTGGAAGGCGCGGCTGGTGCTGCTGGCGGTCCCCAAGACGGGAACCTCTGCTTATGAAACTGCCCTGGGCCCGCATGCCTCGATGAGCGTGCTCGACCCACCCGAGCTGAAGCACGCGCCGGTCTACCGCTACAACCGCTTCTTCCGGCCGATGTTCGAGAAGATGGGCGAGGAGCATATGGAGCTGATGGCCGTGGTGCGCGAGCCTGTCTCCTGGCTCGGCTCGTGGTACCGATACCGCCAGCGCGACTTCCTGGACGGCAAGCCCACCTCGACCCGCGGGCTCAGCTTCGAGGACTTCGTCGAGGCCTATGCCAGCGGCGCGCGCCCGCCCTTTGCCAATGTCGGCAGCCAGGCGAAATTCGTCGAGCCGCGGCCGAACGGCACCGGGGTCAAGCATCTGTTCAGATACGAGCACCAGGCGCAGATCACCGGCTTCCTGGAAGAGCGGCTGGGGCTCAGGCTCGAGCTGCCGCGCGAGAATATCTCGCCGCGCGCCGACCTGGCGCTCTCGCCCGGGGCCGAGGCGAAACTGCGGCGCAAATGCGCCGCGGATTTCGCGCTCTGGCAGCGGGCGCGCTGA
- a CDS encoding phosphoglycerate kinase — MAWKTLDDMELAGKRVLTRVDINVPVDGGVVTDATRIERVAPTVQDILSRGGTPVLLAHFGRPKGKVVPEMSLKMLVPALEAAFGTKVNFATLDEAEAVIGGCAEGQVVLLENTRFEPGEEKNDAELAKRYAALGDIYCNDAFSAAHRAHASTAALAQLLPACAGRLMQAELEALEAALGAPKRPVLAVVGGAKVSTKLDLLGNLVEKVDMLVIGGGMANTFLAAQGVDVGKSLCEHEMTGTARQIAEKAAAAGCEILLPRDVVVAREFRENAPSEVVPAESCPADAMILDAGPDSVAHVEQAISRAATLIWNGPLGAFEIAPFDAATNAAAKFAAKRTAHGELVSVAGGGDTVAALNKAGAADDFTYISTAGGAFLEWMEGKTLPGVAALG; from the coding sequence ATGGCCTGGAAGACCCTCGACGACATGGAACTCGCCGGCAAGCGCGTGCTCACCCGTGTCGACATCAACGTGCCAGTGGACGGCGGCGTGGTCACCGACGCAACCCGGATCGAGCGCGTGGCACCCACCGTGCAGGACATCCTGTCGCGCGGCGGCACCCCTGTCCTGCTGGCCCACTTCGGCCGTCCCAAGGGCAAGGTCGTGCCCGAGATGTCGCTCAAGATGCTGGTGCCCGCGCTCGAGGCCGCCTTCGGCACCAAGGTCAATTTCGCCACGCTGGACGAGGCCGAGGCGGTGATAGGCGGCTGCGCCGAGGGCCAGGTCGTGCTGCTCGAGAACACCCGCTTCGAGCCCGGCGAGGAAAAGAACGACGCCGAGCTCGCAAAGCGCTACGCCGCGCTTGGTGATATCTATTGCAACGACGCCTTCTCGGCGGCGCACCGCGCCCATGCCTCCACCGCCGCGCTGGCGCAGCTGCTGCCCGCCTGCGCGGGCCGGCTGATGCAGGCCGAGCTCGAGGCGCTGGAGGCGGCGCTCGGCGCGCCCAAGCGCCCGGTGCTGGCGGTGGTCGGCGGCGCCAAGGTCTCGACCAAGCTCGACCTTTTGGGCAACCTCGTCGAGAAGGTTGACATGCTGGTGATCGGTGGCGGCATGGCCAACACCTTCCTCGCGGCGCAGGGCGTCGACGTGGGCAAGTCGCTCTGCGAGCACGAGATGACCGGCACCGCCCGCCAGATCGCCGAGAAGGCCGCCGCCGCGGGCTGCGAGATTCTGCTGCCGCGCGACGTGGTTGTGGCGCGCGAGTTCCGCGAGAACGCGCCCTCGGAAGTGGTCCCGGCCGAATCCTGCCCGGCCGACGCGATGATCCTCGACGCCGGCCCCGACAGCGTGGCGCATGTGGAACAGGCCATCTCCCGCGCCGCGACGCTGATCTGGAACGGGCCGCTCGGCGCCTTCGAGATCGCCCCCTTCGATGCCGCCACCAACGCGGCCGCCAAGTTTGCCGCCAAGCGCACCGCGCATGGCGAGCTGGTTTCGGTCGCCGGCGGCGGCGACACGGTGGCGGCGCTCAACAAGGCCGGGGCGGCGGACGACTTCACCTATATCTCGACTGCCGGCGGCGCCTTCCTCGAGTGGATGGAAGGCAAGACCCTGCCCGGCGTCGCGGCGCTCGGCTGA
- a CDS encoding RsmB/NOP family class I SAM-dependent RNA methyltransferase, producing the protein MTPGARLQAAAEVLDRIAAGTPAEQALLGWSRGARYAGSKDRAAVRDHVFDVLRRWRSTAAQGGGESGRARLIGLLRQQQVAPDSLFTGDGHAPAALTAEEQAGGRLPEGAEARDLPDWIDALLTDSLGEEAAAAAEALRERAPVFLRVNGLRGDLAAAQDALAGEGIETRTHPLASGALEVTEGARRIAQSQAFAEGLVELQDVASQAVVEALPLAPGLRVLDYCAGGGGKALAMAARTGGEVAAHDADPRRMSDLPARAKRAGARIQAVATPKGVYDLVLCDVPCSGSGAWRRAPEGKWRLTPERLDELTKVQAGILDIAARLVTPGGLLAYATCSMLAVENAAQIEAFLARHPGWTLERQRQFLPGDGGDGFFSAQLRRPA; encoded by the coding sequence ATGACCCCCGGCGCACGGCTGCAGGCCGCCGCCGAGGTGCTCGACCGCATCGCCGCCGGAACGCCCGCCGAGCAGGCGTTGCTCGGCTGGTCGCGCGGCGCGCGCTACGCCGGGTCCAAGGACCGCGCCGCGGTGCGTGACCATGTCTTCGACGTGCTGCGCCGCTGGCGCTCCACCGCCGCGCAGGGCGGCGGCGAGAGCGGGCGGGCGCGGCTCATCGGCCTGCTGCGTCAGCAGCAGGTTGCCCCCGACAGCCTTTTCACCGGGGACGGCCACGCCCCCGCGGCTCTGACCGCCGAGGAGCAGGCTGGAGGACGCCTGCCCGAGGGGGCCGAGGCCCGCGATCTTCCCGACTGGATCGACGCGCTGCTGACCGACAGCCTTGGCGAAGAGGCCGCCGCCGCCGCCGAGGCGCTGCGCGAGCGCGCCCCGGTGTTCCTGCGGGTGAACGGCCTGCGCGGCGATCTTGCCGCGGCGCAGGATGCGCTGGCGGGCGAGGGGATCGAGACCCGGACGCATCCGCTGGCCTCCGGAGCGCTCGAGGTCACCGAGGGCGCCCGCCGCATTGCGCAGAGCCAGGCTTTCGCCGAGGGGCTGGTCGAGCTGCAAGACGTTGCCAGCCAGGCGGTGGTCGAGGCGCTGCCGCTGGCGCCAGGGCTTCGGGTCCTGGACTATTGCGCCGGCGGCGGCGGCAAGGCGCTGGCCATGGCCGCGCGCACCGGCGGCGAGGTCGCGGCGCATGATGCAGACCCGCGCCGCATGTCCGACCTTCCCGCGCGCGCCAAGCGCGCCGGGGCGCGCATCCAGGCCGTCGCCACCCCCAAGGGAGTCTACGACCTGGTGCTCTGCGACGTGCCCTGTTCCGGCAGTGGCGCCTGGCGGCGCGCGCCCGAGGGCAAGTGGCGGCTGACGCCCGAGCGGCTGGACGAGTTGACCAAGGTGCAGGCCGGGATCCTCGACATCGCCGCGCGGCTCGTGACACCCGGCGGGCTGCTCGCCTATGCCACCTGCTCGATGCTCGCGGTGGAAAACGCGGCGCAGATCGAGGCCTTCCTCGCCCGGCATCCGGGCTGGACCCTCGAGCGGCAGCGCCAGTTCCTGCCCGGCGACGGCGGCGACGGCTTCTTCTCGGCGCAGCTGCGCCGGCCCGCCTGA
- a CDS encoding peptidylprolyl isomerase — MAEIKDPENTILIELKGGTVTIELLPDVAPKHAERMKELARAGEYDNVCFHRVIDGFMAQTGDVEHGDMEDGFNLRRAGTGGSQLPDLPAEFSRLPHDRGTLGAARSMNPNSANSQFFINFKDNHFLNGQYTVYGRVIEGMEHVDAITRGEPPAEPDRMISVKVAADA, encoded by the coding sequence ATGGCCGAGATCAAGGACCCCGAAAACACCATCCTCATCGAGCTGAAGGGCGGCACTGTCACCATCGAGCTGCTGCCCGACGTGGCGCCGAAGCACGCCGAGCGGATGAAGGAGCTGGCGCGTGCGGGAGAATATGACAACGTCTGCTTCCACCGCGTGATCGACGGTTTCATGGCGCAGACCGGCGACGTCGAGCATGGTGACATGGAAGACGGCTTCAACCTGCGCCGCGCCGGAACCGGCGGCTCGCAGTTGCCCGACCTGCCCGCGGAATTCTCGCGCCTGCCGCACGACCGCGGCACGCTCGGGGCGGCCCGTTCGATGAATCCGAACTCGGCCAACTCGCAGTTCTTCATCAACTTCAAGGACAACCATTTCCTCAACGGCCAGTACACCGTCTACGGCCGGGTCATCGAGGGCATGGAGCATGTCGATGCGATCACCCGCGGCGAGCCGCCTGCCGAGCCCGACCGGATGATTTCGGTGAAGGTGGCTGCAGATGCGTAA